Proteins encoded within one genomic window of Rossellomorea vietnamensis:
- the spoVAE gene encoding stage V sporulation protein AE, with the protein MLAMFFWAFTIGGIICVIGQLLFDVAKLTPAHTLSLLVVSGAILSGFGLYEPLIDFAGAGATIPITSFGNALVNGAMQEAGEHGLVGVLTGMFEVTSSGISSAIIFGFIGALLFKPKG; encoded by the coding sequence GTGTTAGCGATGTTTTTTTGGGCCTTTACAATAGGTGGAATCATCTGTGTGATCGGTCAATTATTGTTTGATGTGGCGAAACTGACTCCGGCGCACACATTAAGTCTGCTGGTAGTCTCGGGAGCCATCCTTTCAGGCTTCGGATTATACGAGCCCCTTATCGATTTTGCCGGGGCGGGAGCGACCATTCCCATTACGAGCTTTGGGAACGCACTCGTCAATGGGGCGATGCAGGAAGCCGGTGAACACGGATTGGTGGGAGTCCTTACCGGTATGTTTGAAGTCACGAGTTCAGGGATCTCATCCGCCATTATCTTCGGCTTTATTGGTGCGCTCCTGTTCAAACCAAAGGGATGA
- the spoVAD gene encoding stage V sporulation protein AD, with protein sequence MLQGTRSWVFPGNPAILSTGVVGGPFEKKGNLTADFDQFYDDVWMGQGTYEKANRTLIEDAVQIALEKQSLQKSDIQFFLTGDLINQITPSSFAARTNGIPYFGLFGACSTSMEGLALSAFLVNYHGARHVVTGASSHNSATEKQFRYPTEYGGQKPPTAQWTVTGAGYAVIGEGTSVTVPTPRVTSATIGKVVDMGLKDPFNMGGAMAPAAVDTIVGHFQDLGRDSSYYDLIITGDLATIGRQTAVEMLKQKGYALPDGLFQDCGMLIYGENQPVQSGASGPGCSATVLYGHLLNEMKKGTYKRILVIATGALLSPLTFQQGESIPCIAHAVSIEFM encoded by the coding sequence ATGCTGCAAGGGACACGTTCGTGGGTATTTCCTGGGAATCCGGCCATCCTTTCCACCGGTGTCGTCGGTGGGCCTTTTGAGAAAAAAGGAAACCTCACTGCAGACTTCGATCAATTTTATGATGATGTATGGATGGGGCAGGGAACGTACGAAAAAGCCAACCGGACTCTCATCGAGGACGCCGTTCAGATCGCACTCGAAAAACAATCACTGCAAAAAAGCGATATCCAATTTTTTTTAACCGGTGATCTGATCAATCAAATCACCCCTTCAAGTTTTGCGGCAAGAACCAATGGAATTCCTTATTTCGGTTTGTTCGGTGCGTGTTCGACATCGATGGAGGGCCTCGCACTTTCGGCCTTTTTAGTGAATTATCATGGAGCCCGTCATGTGGTTACGGGAGCCTCCAGTCACAACTCTGCTACCGAGAAGCAATTCCGCTACCCTACTGAATATGGCGGGCAGAAACCCCCGACGGCCCAATGGACGGTTACAGGTGCCGGCTATGCTGTGATTGGAGAAGGGACATCCGTCACCGTGCCGACTCCGAGAGTGACATCCGCAACGATCGGGAAGGTTGTGGATATGGGGTTGAAAGATCCATTTAATATGGGTGGGGCCATGGCCCCGGCAGCTGTAGATACGATTGTTGGTCATTTTCAGGATCTGGGAAGGGATTCTTCGTACTATGATCTTATTATTACAGGCGATCTTGCCACAATTGGAAGGCAGACGGCTGTTGAAATGTTGAAACAAAAAGGCTACGCGCTCCCTGATGGTCTGTTTCAAGATTGCGGGATGCTGATTTACGGTGAAAACCAGCCGGTTCAATCAGGAGCAAGCGGGCCTGGATGTTCAGCCACCGTACTTTACGGCCATTTATTGAATGAGATGAAAAAAGGAACGTACAAACGTATTTTAGTCATCGCGACAGGAGCATTGTTGTCACCCTTGACATTTCAACAAGGAGAGTCGATTCCTTGTATCGCCCATGCGGTGTCGATTGAATTTATGTAG
- the spoVAC gene encoding stage V sporulation protein AC produces the protein MSKPQKTPEQKKYEQLEKQYETKRPLLKNVVKAFFVGGFICLIGQAVTYMYIYYFNFTEQTAGNPTVATMVFLAMLLTGFGVYDHIGQFAGAGSAVPVTGFGNAVISAAIEHRTEGLVLGVGGNIFKLAGSVIVFGVFSAFVVALIKTILIQLGVI, from the coding sequence GTGTCAAAACCACAAAAAACACCCGAACAAAAGAAGTACGAGCAGTTAGAAAAACAATATGAAACGAAGCGGCCCCTACTGAAAAATGTCGTGAAAGCATTCTTTGTGGGAGGCTTCATCTGTTTGATCGGACAGGCGGTAACGTATATGTACATCTATTATTTCAACTTCACTGAGCAGACTGCAGGGAACCCTACGGTTGCGACGATGGTCTTTCTTGCCATGCTCCTGACCGGCTTTGGGGTGTATGACCACATTGGCCAATTTGCTGGGGCAGGAAGTGCCGTCCCTGTCACAGGCTTCGGGAACGCCGTGATTTCTGCCGCCATTGAGCACAGAACAGAAGGACTCGTCCTCGGTGTTGGAGGCAATATCTTTAAACTGGCAGGATCTGTCATTGTCTTCGGGGTATTCTCAGCCTTTGTCGTGGCATTGATAAAGACCATTCTAATCCAGCTGGGGGTGATCTGA
- a CDS encoding sporulation protein: MNKKRIIIPLSLCVLIGCANKEDGSDSKIALMKKTNPPPIELVDNPETDSYGHAIKREISKMKELYDVAVIQGKKETLVVYKVKHLHRFKMKKIEKKMDRYLEDKYPKEDFILSSDYKIFLETIRLKEKLKNGSISKKDAEKRFRDIVKLQKEKT, translated from the coding sequence ATGAATAAAAAAAGGATCATCATTCCACTTTCATTATGCGTTTTGATTGGATGTGCCAATAAGGAAGATGGAAGTGATAGCAAGATTGCACTTATGAAGAAAACCAATCCGCCCCCCATTGAATTAGTGGACAATCCAGAGACTGACAGTTACGGTCACGCCATCAAAAGGGAAATTTCCAAAATGAAGGAGCTTTATGATGTCGCTGTCATCCAGGGAAAGAAAGAAACGCTCGTTGTTTACAAGGTTAAGCACTTGCACAGATTCAAAATGAAAAAGATTGAAAAGAAAATGGACCGGTATTTGGAAGATAAATATCCAAAGGAAGATTTTATATTGTCCAGTGACTATAAAATCTTTCTCGAAACCATCCGCTTAAAAGAAAAACTGAAAAATGGGTCTATCTCAAAAAAAGATGCTGAAAAAAGATTCCGGGATATCGTGAAGCTGCAAAAAGAGAAAACGTAG
- a CDS encoding DUF1360 domain-containing protein yields the protein MQLTLIELFALGLAIFRLTHLIVFDKITEFLRAPFFDEYVEVEENGEEAIYLSPKKGGLKGFIGELLSCYWCTGIWVSGFLYAGYCFFPLYFVPLITLLAVAGIAAILETAVQSWKTD from the coding sequence TTGCAACTTACGTTGATAGAACTGTTCGCTCTCGGCTTAGCCATATTCCGGTTGACCCATCTCATTGTCTTCGATAAGATCACTGAGTTCTTAAGAGCTCCATTTTTCGATGAGTATGTTGAAGTGGAAGAGAATGGGGAAGAGGCGATTTATCTTTCTCCTAAAAAAGGTGGTTTGAAAGGGTTTATCGGAGAGTTATTGTCCTGTTATTGGTGTACGGGAATATGGGTATCAGGCTTTCTTTATGCAGGCTATTGCTTTTTTCCATTGTACTTCGTCCCACTCATCACCCTTTTAGCCGTTGCGGGAATCGCTGCCATCCTGGAGACTGCGGTACAAAGTTGGAAAACAGACTGA
- a CDS encoding CotY/CotZ family spore coat protein codes for MGCGRDKDNSSKDRGCVCQAVRAIKDIQDEANQECNDCKNDCFLEPLGSLVSPSNRLNTRIFKLYLKNGETFKAHIKGCPWKSPFFRVKEVFDNCCATLQVLKPDYADGSGSGSRSGSGSEMDTMGNNTDWVFTGECITVDLDCFCAIQCIKDVHVFLECDEIN; via the coding sequence ATGGGTTGCGGAAGAGATAAAGACAATAGTTCAAAAGATCGTGGTTGCGTATGTCAAGCCGTCCGTGCTATTAAAGATATCCAAGACGAAGCAAATCAGGAGTGTAACGATTGTAAAAATGATTGTTTCCTTGAGCCACTAGGTTCATTGGTGAGCCCTTCCAATCGGTTGAACACTCGTATCTTCAAATTATATCTAAAAAACGGTGAGACGTTTAAAGCGCACATCAAAGGATGCCCTTGGAAATCACCATTTTTCCGGGTGAAGGAAGTTTTTGATAACTGCTGTGCCACTCTTCAAGTGTTAAAGCCTGACTATGCTGATGGTTCTGGTTCTGGCTCTAGGTCAGGATCCGGTTCTGAAATGGACACTATGGGCAATAACACTGACTGGGTATTTACCGGCGAGTGTATCACAGTCGACCTGGATTGCTTCTGTGCGATTCAATGTATCAAAGATGTACACGTATTCTTGGAATGCGACGAAATAAACTAA
- a CDS encoding spore coat CotO family protein, with the protein MRKEKKAGREPLLYINQPRLEEVKGNMQVTYRSVKKPKSKEESNKSKRTPELETSLKSLNQGIQEDKYVDEQLFLDQGEPQEEPSVQPVPQLPERKTAASSFRKLKPFRELNIEEKLDYISASISGKVPFPCEFSNGVLAVKGVILEDSGNEITVKSFQGEEVKMRKNELQSIKMIGLQ; encoded by the coding sequence GTGAGAAAAGAGAAAAAAGCAGGGAGAGAACCCCTGCTGTATATAAACCAGCCGAGATTAGAAGAAGTGAAAGGCAATATGCAAGTTACTTACCGATCAGTCAAGAAACCCAAGTCAAAGGAAGAGAGTAATAAAAGTAAAAGGACACCAGAATTAGAAACATCATTAAAGTCATTAAACCAGGGGATACAAGAAGATAAATATGTAGATGAGCAGTTATTTTTGGACCAGGGGGAGCCCCAGGAAGAACCAAGTGTCCAACCGGTCCCTCAGTTGCCTGAACGGAAAACCGCCGCTTCTTCGTTCAGGAAATTAAAGCCATTCCGTGAATTGAACATAGAGGAGAAATTAGACTACATTTCTGCAAGCATTTCAGGCAAAGTACCTTTTCCTTGTGAATTTTCAAATGGTGTGTTGGCAGTGAAAGGCGTCATCCTGGAGGATTCCGGAAATGAAATAACCGTTAAAAGCTTTCAAGGGGAAGAAGTAAAAATGAGGAAGAATGAATTGCAATCCATCAAGATGATCGGCCTCCAATAA
- the fabI gene encoding enoyl-ACP reductase FabI, protein MTLSLKGKTYVVMGVANKRSIAWGIARSLHQSGARLIFTYAGERFEKGVRDLAGTLEGGEDSLVLPCDVTNDEDIEKCFATIKEEVGTIHGLAHCIAFANKEELAGDYMNTTRDGFLLAHNISSYSLTAVAKVAKDLMTEGGSIVSMTYLGGERVMQNYNVMGVAKASLEASVKYLASDLGKHGIRVNAISAGPIRTLSAKGVGDFNSILKEIEERAPLRRNTTQEEVGDTAVFLFSDYSRGITGENLHVDSGYHVLG, encoded by the coding sequence ATGACTCTTTCATTAAAAGGTAAAACATATGTTGTAATGGGAGTGGCGAATAAACGCAGTATCGCGTGGGGGATCGCCCGTTCACTTCATCAATCAGGTGCACGTTTGATCTTTACATATGCAGGGGAGCGTTTTGAAAAAGGTGTCAGGGATTTAGCCGGCACACTGGAAGGCGGGGAAGATTCACTCGTCCTTCCATGTGATGTGACGAATGATGAAGACATCGAAAAATGTTTTGCCACTATCAAAGAAGAAGTGGGAACGATTCATGGACTGGCTCATTGTATTGCCTTTGCCAATAAAGAAGAACTTGCCGGAGATTATATGAATACGACAAGAGACGGTTTCCTGCTTGCTCACAATATCAGCTCCTATTCACTGACTGCAGTGGCAAAAGTGGCGAAGGACCTTATGACTGAAGGCGGAAGCATCGTGAGCATGACGTACCTGGGCGGAGAACGAGTCATGCAGAACTATAATGTCATGGGAGTGGCAAAAGCCTCTCTTGAAGCGAGCGTAAAGTATCTTGCGAGCGACCTAGGGAAACACGGCATCCGGGTGAATGCCATTTCCGCAGGTCCGATTCGTACCCTGTCAGCCAAAGGTGTCGGGGACTTCAATAGCATCCTGAAAGAAATCGAAGAGCGCGCTCCGCTTCGTCGCAATACGACACAGGAAGAGGTCGGAGATACGGCGGTATTCCTTTTCAGTGATTATTCTAGAGGGATCACAGGAGAGAACCTTCACGTAGATTCAGGCTATCACGTATTGGGATAA
- a CDS encoding DinB family protein, with protein sequence MWETKIVEIRKLVKESIRGLSYEELNQKPSPGEWSIAQIILHLAGAETRFLTLALDSAENRGGRSDSDVDLSVFDDPSQKMIAPIEPSTDPQTMEELMNALDESRLLTSHFLEKYTKEGLNCQSMNHHRFGDMPIWQVLELLGKHEQRHLVQIEDVKKRIT encoded by the coding sequence ATGTGGGAAACCAAAATTGTGGAGATTCGGAAATTAGTGAAGGAAAGTATAAGAGGATTGTCTTATGAGGAATTGAATCAAAAACCTTCCCCCGGGGAGTGGAGCATTGCACAGATCATCCTTCATCTGGCCGGAGCGGAAACCCGCTTTTTGACTTTGGCCCTTGATTCTGCTGAAAATAGAGGGGGGAGAAGCGATTCCGATGTGGATTTATCGGTATTTGATGATCCATCCCAAAAAATGATAGCGCCAATCGAGCCTTCGACTGATCCACAGACCATGGAAGAGTTGATGAATGCATTGGATGAATCACGTTTACTCACCTCACACTTTCTGGAGAAATACACGAAAGAAGGCTTGAATTGTCAATCCATGAACCATCACCGATTTGGAGACATGCCGATTTGGCAGGTACTCGAACTTCTCGGGAAACACGAACAAAGGCATCTCGTGCAAATAGAAGATGTGAAAAAGAGAATAACATAG
- a CDS encoding monovalent cation:proton antiporter family protein → MEQHASVASLVIVIMVAFLTPILLHRFKLNFIPVVIAEIIMGLVIGKSGFNLVQQDMWLETLSTLGFIFLMFLSGLEIDFTAFSGGKKKKELLPSGKEEPNRLKLAIIIFIGIFFVSLGLSYLFVLFGLIDNAFLMTLIISTISLGVVVPTLKEAHITKSAIGQIILLVAVIADLVTMILLAVFVSLYGEGHGNMWLLLILFGVGLLLYFLAKRLKNNPFIKSLSTGTVQIGTRAVFTLIMLLVAVSETVGAENILGAFLAGVLVSLLAPNQEMVHKLDSFGYGFLIPIFFVMIGVELDLGSLLSDKKMLLLIPLLVLAFLVSKIIPVYLLRYWYDTKTTIASAFLLTSTLSLVIAAAKIAERIEIITPQMSGTLILVAVITCIITPIIFKKLFPRESAKEKKLKITFLGANQLTMPVSRELQSSLYEPVLYHTKQDKSDRSIADSLFDIHEIDDYDLGTLQEKEIFESDILVISTGDEEVNATLAVTAKEYGVGRVIVRVESPDLHESLREQDIEVYSVFLSTKALLRALIESPSVMSILTNQETSLYEIRMLNSQFEGMTLRKFPFTGDVIFVRIFRGKDSIVPHGDTELHMNDRLIVTGSKEYVDELKRELEFCEYC, encoded by the coding sequence ATGGAACAACATGCATCTGTTGCATCCCTTGTGATCGTGATCATGGTAGCATTTTTAACTCCCATTTTGCTGCATCGATTCAAGTTGAATTTCATCCCGGTCGTAATCGCAGAGATTATCATGGGATTAGTTATAGGAAAGAGCGGGTTTAATCTCGTCCAGCAGGACATGTGGCTTGAGACATTATCTACCCTGGGGTTTATTTTCCTCATGTTCTTAAGCGGTCTTGAAATTGATTTTACCGCATTTTCTGGCGGAAAAAAGAAAAAAGAGCTTTTACCGAGTGGTAAAGAAGAACCTAACCGCTTGAAATTGGCGATTATCATTTTTATCGGTATTTTCTTTGTATCACTGGGACTATCTTATCTGTTTGTCCTGTTTGGACTTATCGATAATGCGTTCTTGATGACATTGATCATTTCCACGATATCACTTGGTGTTGTGGTACCTACGCTGAAAGAGGCACATATCACGAAAAGTGCCATCGGTCAGATCATTCTGCTGGTCGCTGTCATCGCTGACCTGGTGACCATGATTTTACTGGCTGTGTTCGTTTCCCTTTATGGAGAAGGACATGGGAATATGTGGCTTCTTCTGATTCTCTTTGGTGTAGGTCTGCTATTATACTTCCTGGCTAAGAGGCTGAAGAATAACCCCTTCATCAAAAGTCTGTCGACAGGGACTGTTCAAATTGGTACACGTGCGGTCTTTACCTTGATCATGTTACTGGTGGCAGTGTCAGAGACGGTGGGTGCGGAGAACATTCTGGGAGCTTTCCTTGCCGGTGTACTTGTATCCTTACTTGCACCGAATCAGGAAATGGTTCATAAGCTTGATTCATTTGGATATGGATTTTTAATCCCGATCTTCTTCGTGATGATCGGCGTGGAGCTGGACCTTGGCTCACTACTGAGTGACAAGAAAATGCTTTTACTCATTCCATTGCTGGTTCTCGCCTTCCTCGTTTCGAAGATCATCCCGGTATATTTATTGAGGTACTGGTATGATACGAAAACGACGATCGCTTCAGCATTTCTCCTAACGTCAACTCTGTCGTTGGTAATTGCTGCTGCAAAGATCGCAGAAAGGATTGAGATTATCACCCCTCAAATGAGTGGCACGCTCATCTTGGTGGCCGTGATTACATGTATCATCACACCTATCATCTTTAAGAAGCTTTTTCCAAGGGAAAGTGCTAAAGAGAAGAAGCTTAAAATAACGTTCCTGGGTGCCAATCAGCTTACCATGCCCGTTTCAAGGGAGCTTCAATCCTCCTTGTACGAGCCCGTCCTGTATCATACGAAACAGGATAAATCAGATCGAAGCATCGCGGATTCACTGTTCGATATCCATGAAATCGATGATTATGATCTCGGTACACTCCAGGAGAAGGAAATCTTTGAATCGGATATCCTCGTGATTTCAACTGGGGATGAAGAGGTGAATGCGACACTTGCAGTGACGGCGAAAGAGTATGGAGTAGGTCGTGTGATTGTAAGGGTGGAGAGCCCTGATCTGCATGAAAGTCTTCGCGAACAGGATATAGAAGTTTATTCTGTATTCTTATCAACGAAAGCTTTATTGAGGGCGCTCATTGAATCACCATCCGTCATGAGTATCTTGACCAATCAAGAAACATCCCTATACGAAATCCGCATGTTGAACAGTCAGTTTGAAGGAATGACACTCCGGAAATTCCCATTCACTGGAGACGTCATCTTCGTCCGGATCTTCAGAGGAAAGGACTCTATCGTTCCCCATGGGGATACAGAACTTCACATGAATGACCGTCTGATTGTCACAGGTTCTAAAGAATATGTCGATGAACTCAAACGAGAACTCGAATTCTGTGAATACTGCTAA
- the mgtE gene encoding magnesium transporter, which yields MYDEDLLIRALQEEDLDLFRSEFVQLHSYDQAKFFSKIDEDLRSRLYHYLSPEEMAELFESLDIDEEDYQDILAEMNPTYAAEMLSNMYADDAVDVLNELDKDQVVSYLTIMNDESAKEIKELLHYEEYTAGSIMTTEFVAISKNQTVRSAMYILKNEAPNAETIYYIYVVDDDKKLVGVISLRDLIISHDDVMIGEIMSGRVMAVGVSEDQEAVARQMKDYDFLALPVVDFQHHLLGIITVDDIMDVMEEEASDDYSKLAGIADLDSIDRSPINAAKKRLPWLIALLFLGMFTASLIGRFEDTLDKVAILAVFIPLIAGMAGNTGTQALAVAVRGIATGDLEKENKMSLVFREAGTGLITGTTCGIVVSIIVYVWKGEFFLGILVGVSVLISLFVATLAGTLVPLLMHKLKVDPAVASGPFITTINDIISTLIYLGLATMFMNYLI from the coding sequence ATGTATGATGAAGACCTTCTCATCAGAGCCCTTCAAGAAGAAGATCTGGATTTGTTTCGTTCAGAATTTGTTCAATTACACTCCTATGATCAAGCAAAGTTTTTCTCTAAAATAGATGAAGACTTACGAAGCCGGCTGTATCATTATCTTTCACCGGAAGAAATGGCGGAGCTTTTTGAAAGTCTGGATATTGATGAAGAAGATTATCAGGATATCCTGGCCGAAATGAATCCTACATACGCAGCCGAAATGCTTTCTAATATGTATGCCGATGACGCAGTGGATGTTTTGAATGAACTGGATAAAGATCAGGTAGTCAGTTATTTGACAATCATGAATGATGAATCGGCTAAAGAGATTAAAGAGTTATTGCATTATGAAGAATACACAGCTGGTAGTATCATGACCACTGAGTTCGTGGCCATTTCAAAGAATCAGACGGTCAGATCTGCCATGTATATATTGAAAAACGAAGCACCCAATGCGGAGACGATCTACTATATCTATGTGGTGGATGATGACAAAAAGCTTGTAGGGGTCATATCCCTTAGAGATTTGATCATCAGCCATGATGATGTGATGATTGGTGAAATTATGAGTGGCCGTGTCATGGCTGTCGGTGTCAGCGAAGATCAGGAAGCTGTCGCACGACAGATGAAGGATTACGACTTCCTTGCCCTACCGGTTGTTGATTTTCAACATCATCTACTTGGGATCATTACGGTTGATGACATCATGGACGTCATGGAAGAAGAGGCGTCCGATGATTACTCTAAACTTGCCGGTATCGCCGATCTGGATTCCATTGACAGAAGTCCTATAAATGCGGCCAAGAAGCGTCTCCCGTGGCTTATCGCCTTATTATTCCTCGGAATGTTCACTGCAAGCCTCATCGGAAGGTTTGAAGATACGTTGGATAAAGTGGCCATCCTTGCCGTGTTTATTCCATTGATTGCCGGAATGGCAGGAAATACTGGAACTCAGGCACTCGCCGTTGCCGTTAGGGGGATTGCCACAGGTGACCTGGAAAAGGAAAACAAGATGTCCCTTGTCTTTCGTGAAGCGGGAACAGGGCTGATTACCGGGACCACATGCGGGATTGTGGTCAGCATCATTGTGTACGTGTGGAAAGGCGAATTCTTTTTAGGGATCCTTGTCGGGGTCTCCGTATTGATTTCACTTTTCGTTGCTACCCTCGCAGGTACATTGGTGCCCCTCTTGATGCACAAGCTAAAAGTAGATCCGGCTGTCGCTTCCGGTCCTTTTATCACGACGATTAATGATATCATCAGTACTTTAATCTATCTTGGATTAGCGACGATGTTTATGAATTACCTAATATAG
- the prpE gene encoding bis(5'-nucleosyl)-tetraphosphatase PrpE → MKLDIIGDVHGCFTEFRELTKKLGYEWGTGLPVHPYGRKLGFMGDLTDRGHHSLETISTVYGLFQKDTVYYVPGNHCNKLYRYFLGNNVKILHGLETTVAELSALTEKERNRYRDMFIELYEQSPLYHVLDKGKLILAHADIKEELIGKQSNRVKTFVLYGDITGEKNDDGTPVRKDWARDYQGEAWIVYGHTPVKEARILNKTANIDTGAVFGGMLSAFRYPELEVVSVASSMPFVAEKFREVE, encoded by the coding sequence ATGAAATTGGATATTATCGGTGATGTTCATGGCTGTTTTACCGAATTTAGAGAGTTGACGAAAAAGCTTGGGTATGAATGGGGCACCGGACTTCCTGTTCATCCTTATGGAAGGAAACTTGGTTTCATGGGAGACCTGACGGATCGGGGACATCACTCCCTGGAGACGATCTCAACAGTATACGGGCTTTTTCAAAAAGATACTGTTTATTATGTTCCCGGGAATCATTGCAATAAGCTTTACCGTTATTTCTTAGGGAACAACGTAAAAATCCTTCACGGCCTCGAAACAACCGTGGCAGAACTGAGTGCCCTCACTGAAAAGGAAAGAAATCGCTATCGGGATATGTTCATTGAACTATATGAACAATCCCCTTTATACCATGTATTGGATAAAGGTAAGCTGATCCTTGCCCATGCAGACATCAAAGAAGAACTAATCGGAAAACAATCAAACCGTGTCAAAACCTTCGTCCTTTACGGGGACATAACGGGTGAAAAAAATGATGACGGCACCCCTGTGAGAAAAGACTGGGCACGTGACTATCAAGGCGAAGCTTGGATCGTATACGGCCACACCCCGGTGAAAGAAGCACGCATCCTCAATAAAACGGCCAATATCGATACAGGTGCCGTGTTTGGCGGAATGCTTTCTGCATTTAGATACCCTGAACTGGAAGTAGTGAGTGTAGCATCAAGCATGCCTTTCGTGGCGGAGAAGTTTCGGGAAGTTGAATGA
- a CDS encoding RluA family pseudouridine synthase, whose translation MKGYTLKWCIPSTYEGMLMREFLIDQQLSKRTLTAVKFDGGRITLNGKEENVRHPLTAGDLLEVRFPEERASESLVAETIPLSIIYEDDDVLVVDKPWGMKTIPTKEEPTGSLANAILGHFNQQDLASTVHIVTRLDKDTSGLVLVAKHRHIHHLFSLQQKEREIHRTYEAFAEGVMKGSGSIEEPVGRKTDSIIEREVRSDGQYALTHYRVEDQFPEFAHLELKLETGRTHQIRVHLSFLGHPLAGDDLYGGSGKLIGRQALHCKRLHFFHPIMKEWTNLECPLPDDMRMLLDSQ comes from the coding sequence GTGAAGGGATATACGCTAAAATGGTGCATCCCTTCAACCTATGAAGGGATGCTGATGAGAGAGTTTCTAATCGATCAGCAATTGTCAAAGCGTACATTGACGGCAGTCAAGTTTGATGGAGGAAGGATCACCCTCAACGGAAAAGAAGAAAATGTCCGGCATCCACTTACTGCAGGAGATCTTCTTGAGGTGAGATTTCCTGAAGAAAGAGCAAGTGAATCCCTGGTGGCAGAAACAATCCCTCTCTCAATCATTTACGAAGATGATGATGTGCTCGTTGTGGACAAACCGTGGGGGATGAAAACGATCCCCACGAAAGAAGAGCCGACAGGAAGTCTTGCGAATGCCATATTGGGACATTTCAATCAACAGGACCTCGCTTCAACGGTACACATCGTCACCCGGTTGGATAAAGACACATCGGGACTGGTACTAGTGGCAAAACACCGCCACATTCATCATCTGTTCAGCCTTCAGCAGAAGGAAAGGGAAATCCACCGGACATATGAAGCCTTTGCAGAAGGGGTTATGAAAGGATCCGGATCGATAGAAGAACCGGTTGGAAGGAAAACCGACAGCATCATTGAAAGAGAAGTGCGGTCAGATGGACAATATGCCCTGACTCATTACAGGGTGGAAGATCAGTTCCCTGAATTTGCCCACCTGGAATTGAAGCTCGAAACAGGCAGAACCCATCAGATCCGTGTTCACCTTTCGTTCTTAGGCCATCCTCTTGCAGGAGATGATTTATACGGAGGAAGTGGTAAGCTGATAGGCAGACAGGCCCTTCATTGTAAAAGACTGCACTTTTTCCACCCGATTATGAAAGAATGGACGAACTTGGAGTGCCCCTTGCCCGATGATATGAGGATGCTGCTTGATAGCCAGTAA